The genomic stretch ACAGAAGATATGTAGAAAGTGTAATAGCTGGTATAAAAATAAAAGCCCACCCTGATTTTAGAATAATAGTTACTATGAATGATGATGCAAGTACATTTGAACTTCCAGAATATATACATTCGCGTCTTCAGCCTACTATAGAACTTCCTTTCCCTGATGTTAAAGAAGAGTATGATATATTAAAAATGAATCTTCCTTTTGCTGATGATGAAATATTAAAAATTACTGTAGGATTTCTTCAAAAATCACATATACATAATGCTTCTTTCTCTGTAAGAGACGGCATTAATATGGCAAGGTATGCTATGAAACTATATAAAAGCAATATTGCATCAAGCCGAGATACAGCATTTTTAATAGCTTTAAAATCTGTACTTGGAACTGAAGGACTTAGAATACTCAGCCTTAATATAGATGATGAAAAATAGTGCAAGCACAAGATAATATTTTATGTTTTTTTTGTTTATCATATAAAATGAATTGAGTATTTATATGCACATTTTTATAATAACTGACATTTACTAAAAAATATAAGATAGAACTTCAATTAATAAAATATTTCTGTATTATAATATATAATTAATATTTATTATACACTATAAAGCTGAATTCTTTTCTTATAGGAAGTATTAATTTGGAGTGTGTTTTGTTGTTTTCATCGTATATTTGTAAATGATTATGCGGTTCTAGGT from Brachyspira murdochii DSM 12563 encodes the following:
- a CDS encoding AAA family ATPase — translated: MDKERIENVELILSHPDNLNIKWTGQSDLVRQIMAAWHVISEDDIPLNPRIVGKPGAGKTTLSYYAAKELLKRDVYIFQCTVDTRPEDLIVIPVISENNKINYHASSLVTAMIKGGVAILDEGNRMSEKTWASLAPLLDDRRYVESVIAGIKIKAHPDFRIIVTMNDDASTFELPEYIHSRLQPTIELPFPDVKEEYDILKMNLPFADDEILKITVGFLQKSHIHNASFSVRDGINMARYAMKLYKSNIASSRDTAFLIALKSVLGTEGLRILSLNIDDEK